Proteins encoded in a region of the Ornithodoros turicata isolate Travis chromosome 3, ASM3712646v1, whole genome shotgun sequence genome:
- the LOC135389770 gene encoding cuticle protein 16.5-like has protein sequence MVVQISALVLLAVAYGAQAGAVGVTYGHAAVAAPAVAAVHAAPVAAYHAAPVAAYHAAPVAAVHAAPVAAFHAAPAVAKVAAVPVARSYTYRSDSFGPAVVATRAVAAPVAAVHAAPVAAVHAAPVAAVAAPVAAVHAAPAVAAVHAAPAVASYGFAAPAVAGYGYAAPAVASYGFAAPAVAKVAAPAVASYGLGYGLGYGYGHGYGAYGKVYG, from the exons ATGGTGGTCCAG ATCTCCGCCCTCGTCCTCCTCGCCGTCGCCTATGGCGCACAGGCCGGCGCTGTCGGTGTCACCTACGGCCACGCTGCCGTAGCTGCTCCAGCTGTTGCTGCCGTGCATGCTGCCCCAGTTGCTGCTTACCACGCCGCCCCAGTCGCTGCTTACCACGCCGCCCCAGTCGCTGCCGTCCACGCTGCCCCAGTCGCTGCTTTCCACGCTGCCCCAGCTGTCGCTAAGGTCGCCGCTGTCCCAGTGGCCCGTTCCTACACCTACCGTAGCGACAGCTTCGGCCCAGCCGTCGTTGCCACCAGGGCTGTTGCTGCTCCAGTCGCTGCTGTTCACGCCGCTCCAGTAGCCGCTGTTCACGCCGCTCCAGTCGCTGCTGTTGCCGCCCCAGTTGCTGCAGTCCACGCTGCCCCAG CTGTCGCTGCCGTCCACGCTGCCCCAGCCGTCGCCAGCTATGGCTTCGCTGCCCCAGCCGTTGCCGGCTACGGCTACGCTGCCCCAGCCGTCGCCAGCTACGGTTTCGCCGCCCCAGCCGTCGCTAAGGTCGCTGCCCCAGCTGTTGCCAGCTACGGTCTCGGCTACGGTCTTGGATACGGTTACGGACACGGCTACGGTGCCTACGGCAAGGTCTACGGTTAA